The Xanthomonas sp. CFBP 8443 genome has a window encoding:
- a CDS encoding DUF932 domain-containing protein yields MQLASRFASRSPSLRSDYPLTDDQIHRVAPSIFADAPHESRSQRYAYIPTAAVLAELRKEGFQPFMVTQTRVRDEGKREHTKHMLRLRHASQINGTEANEIVLLNSHDGTSSYQMLAGMFRFVCSNGLVCGDTVADVRVPHKGDVSGHVIEGAYEVLRGFDRVKDSRDAMRAITLDEGEAEVFARSALALKYDPTDNKPAPITESQILMPRRFDDRRPDLWSVFNRTQENLTKGGLHGRSANGRRQQTRPVQGIDSDVRLNRALWMLADGLRQLKA; encoded by the coding sequence ATGCAACTCGCATCCCGTTTCGCTTCCCGTTCCCCTTCGCTGCGCAGCGATTACCCGCTGACCGATGACCAAATTCATCGCGTGGCCCCGTCCATCTTCGCGGACGCGCCCCACGAAAGCCGTTCGCAGCGGTACGCCTACATCCCCACCGCCGCCGTGCTGGCCGAGCTTCGCAAAGAAGGTTTCCAGCCTTTCATGGTGACGCAAACCCGCGTGCGCGACGAAGGCAAGCGCGAGCACACCAAACACATGCTGCGCCTGCGGCACGCCAGCCAGATCAACGGCACGGAAGCCAATGAAATCGTGTTGCTGAATTCGCACGATGGCACGAGCAGCTATCAGATGCTGGCCGGAATGTTCCGCTTCGTTTGCAGCAATGGCCTCGTTTGCGGCGACACCGTGGCCGATGTGCGCGTCCCCCACAAAGGCGACGTTTCCGGGCACGTCATTGAAGGTGCTTACGAAGTCTTGCGCGGCTTCGACCGGGTGAAGGATTCCCGCGATGCCATGCGCGCTATCACGCTGGACGAAGGCGAAGCCGAAGTGTTCGCCCGTTCCGCGCTGGCCCTCAAGTATGACCCTACCGACAACAAGCCCGCGCCCATCACTGAATCTCAAATCCTGATGCCGCGCCGGTTCGACGACCGCCGCCCGGACTTGTGGAGCGTGTTCAACCGCACGCAAGAAAACTTGACCAAAGGCGGATTGCATGGCCGCAGCGCCAACGGACGCCGCCAGCAAACGCGCCCGGTGCAGGGCATTGATTCCGATGTGCGCCTGAATCGCGCCCTCTGGATGCTGGCCGATGGCCTGCGCCAGTTGAAAGCCTGA
- a CDS encoding ParB N-terminal domain-containing protein has product MNAVTTSEARAIQAPALETADPTKNLILVPLSRLVLRPTGRNVRKTPRMSIPELAASVQRVGLLQNLIVIAAADGEHYEVVAGGRRLAALKLLAKKHRISREWEVPCLLVADGTARTASLTENVQREAMHPADQFEAFAALVMEGRSIEDIAADFSVTPLVVQRRLKLANVSPRLLADYRADAVALDQLMALAITDDHAAQESAFYDAPTWQRQPSALRDRLTEREIDAHRHPLVRFVGLDTYDAAGGGIRRDLFAEGDAGVYLTDAALLERLAQDKLAGIAAEVKAEGWAWVDGSPGMTHADLHTFQRAPRERREAHKREAARIEKLQAKLHELAEAVDAALDAEDEEKVDSLQEEGERLGEQLQALEDGLLDYGANVKAAAGAIVTIDRNGEAIIHRGLMREAEAKALRTLERLRQGFGSEGEAGNDDEDEEADDAPKTAAMSDRLAQRLSAHRTAALQIEVARHPQAALAAVVHGMVQSVLQEHRYGHDLPLGVSLKVQDRLEGMAPDWPESPAAVALRELQQVAGEVLPQDSAELFAVLLAKSQDELVRLLAVCVASTVDVVTPRATQHQPGAELAQAVGLDMAAWWQPTAEGYFQHVPKAAILDAVGAFAPAHVTRLAKLKKGDIASEAERLSDGTGWMPAIFRANAPQQDAQDVVADKEDEAPEDAAAVADEQPQAEPLAA; this is encoded by the coding sequence ATGAACGCCGTTACCACTTCCGAAGCCCGCGCCATCCAAGCCCCCGCGCTGGAAACCGCCGACCCGACCAAGAACCTGATTCTGGTTCCGCTGTCGCGGCTGGTGTTGCGTCCCACTGGCCGCAACGTGCGCAAGACCCCGCGCATGTCGATTCCCGAACTCGCTGCCAGCGTCCAGCGTGTCGGCCTGCTGCAAAACCTCATCGTGATTGCCGCCGCTGACGGTGAGCATTACGAAGTCGTGGCAGGTGGCCGTCGCCTCGCTGCGTTGAAGCTGCTGGCGAAGAAACACCGCATCAGCAGGGAATGGGAAGTGCCTTGCCTGCTGGTGGCCGATGGCACCGCTCGCACCGCCAGTCTCACCGAGAACGTGCAGCGTGAAGCCATGCACCCCGCCGACCAGTTCGAGGCATTCGCCGCGCTGGTGATGGAGGGCCGCAGCATCGAGGACATTGCAGCGGATTTCAGCGTCACGCCGCTGGTGGTGCAGCGCCGCTTGAAGCTGGCCAACGTCTCGCCGCGCCTGCTGGCGGACTACCGCGCCGATGCCGTCGCGCTCGATCAGTTGATGGCCCTTGCCATCACCGACGACCACGCCGCACAGGAAAGCGCCTTCTACGACGCGCCGACATGGCAGCGCCAGCCGTCCGCGCTACGCGACCGTCTGACCGAGCGTGAAATCGACGCCCATCGGCATCCGCTGGTGCGCTTCGTCGGGCTGGACACCTACGACGCCGCAGGCGGAGGCATTCGCCGCGACCTGTTCGCAGAAGGCGATGCGGGCGTGTATCTGACCGATGCCGCGCTGCTGGAACGGCTGGCGCAAGACAAGCTGGCAGGCATCGCCGCCGAGGTAAAGGCCGAGGGATGGGCATGGGTTGATGGCTCGCCCGGTATGACCCATGCCGACCTGCACACCTTCCAACGCGCCCCGAGGGAACGACGCGAAGCGCACAAGCGCGAAGCCGCACGCATCGAGAAGCTGCAAGCCAAGCTGCACGAACTGGCCGAAGCCGTGGATGCCGCGCTGGACGCCGAAGACGAGGAAAAGGTCGATTCCCTGCAGGAGGAAGGCGAACGCCTGGGCGAGCAGTTGCAGGCACTGGAAGATGGCTTGCTGGACTACGGCGCGAACGTGAAGGCCGCAGCCGGGGCCATCGTCACCATCGACCGCAATGGCGAGGCCATCATTCATCGCGGCCTGATGCGTGAAGCCGAAGCCAAGGCACTGCGCACGCTGGAACGGCTGCGGCAGGGTTTTGGCAGCGAAGGCGAAGCCGGGAACGACGACGAAGACGAGGAAGCCGACGATGCGCCCAAGACTGCCGCCATGTCCGACCGGCTGGCGCAGCGGTTGAGCGCCCACCGCACGGCGGCGCTGCAAATCGAAGTCGCCCGGCATCCGCAAGCCGCGCTGGCTGCCGTGGTGCATGGCATGGTGCAGAGCGTTTTGCAGGAACACCGTTACGGCCACGACCTGCCGCTGGGCGTGAGCCTGAAAGTGCAAGACCGGCTGGAAGGCATGGCCCCGGACTGGCCCGAATCGCCCGCCGCTGTGGCGCTGCGCGAACTGCAACAGGTGGCGGGTGAAGTCTTGCCGCAGGACAGCGCCGAACTGTTCGCCGTGCTGCTGGCGAAGTCGCAAGATGAACTGGTGCGGCTGCTGGCCGTGTGCGTGGCTTCGACGGTGGACGTGGTAACCCCTCGCGCCACGCAGCACCAGCCCGGCGCGGAACTGGCGCAGGCCGTGGGGCTGGATATGGCGGCATGGTGGCAGCCGACCGCCGAGGGCTATTTCCAGCATGTGCCGAAGGCCGCGATTCTGGACGCCGTGGGCGCGTTCGCCCCGGCCCACGTCACCCGGCTGGCGAAGTTGAAGAAGGGCGACATTGCCAGCGAAGCCGAACGGCTTTCCGATGGCACTGGCTGGATGCCCGCCATCTTCCGGGCCAATGCCCCGCAGCAGGACGCGCAGGACGTGGTGGCGGATAAAGAAGACGAAGCGCCAGAGGACGCCGCCGCCGTGGCGGATGAGCAGCCGCAGGCCGAGCCATTGGCCGCGTGA
- a CDS encoding DUF3800 domain-containing protein encodes MTTVYIDESGHSGDMINSGNAYDFKGQPYFALAGISLEDGHDWEDRINELRGRHRIPAGELKSKSLTAKPRFSAEVINGLLDQRAPLFIEVVDKRFFICTSITSFQLLPACLGYTESVKFHFIKNTVADFLYFHASERVLDTFVASCLAPGDGTLRASFAVLRDMATDLGYTGSAVQIAEGIAHMVQEAEAEYDEQRVNGGEAWSRFLPPPDLNKHAKQVWMLPNLTSFTSIYARMNRYYSRRLAGIRLVHDQQLEVENILRQGKMTAENLSHSVDLPYTPQSDYRFEEEASIEFAQSHEAIGVQLADIVAGTVMRYFRDTDVGTPVSSELREAMMRLIDEGDERRGYGLNQVVATANVRHAE; translated from the coding sequence ATGACCACCGTCTATATCGATGAAAGCGGCCACAGCGGGGACATGATCAACAGCGGCAATGCTTACGATTTCAAGGGCCAGCCTTACTTTGCCCTAGCCGGCATTAGTCTTGAGGACGGTCATGACTGGGAAGATCGCATCAATGAGCTGCGAGGCCGTCACCGCATTCCTGCTGGCGAACTCAAGTCCAAGTCGCTGACAGCCAAGCCAAGATTCTCGGCCGAAGTCATCAATGGATTGCTCGATCAACGCGCTCCGCTTTTCATCGAGGTGGTCGACAAGCGCTTCTTTATCTGCACCAGCATCACCTCGTTCCAACTCTTGCCAGCATGCCTTGGCTATACCGAGTCGGTGAAGTTCCACTTCATCAAGAACACGGTGGCAGACTTCCTGTACTTTCACGCGTCCGAACGCGTCCTCGATACGTTCGTCGCCTCGTGCCTGGCGCCGGGTGACGGGACGCTCCGCGCCTCATTCGCCGTGCTGCGCGACATGGCCACAGATCTGGGCTATACCGGATCGGCCGTGCAAATCGCGGAAGGCATTGCCCACATGGTGCAGGAGGCTGAAGCCGAATACGACGAGCAACGTGTTAACGGTGGCGAGGCTTGGTCGCGGTTTCTTCCGCCCCCCGACCTTAACAAACATGCGAAACAGGTCTGGATGTTGCCGAACCTGACGTCATTCACGAGCATCTACGCCAGGATGAATCGCTATTACAGCAGGCGCTTGGCCGGCATCCGCTTGGTACACGACCAGCAATTGGAGGTGGAGAACATTCTGCGCCAGGGAAAAATGACGGCCGAAAACCTGAGCCACTCCGTGGATCTGCCCTACACCCCGCAGTCTGACTACCGGTTCGAGGAGGAAGCCAGCATCGAGTTTGCGCAGTCGCATGAGGCCATCGGCGTGCAGCTGGCCGACATCGTCGCGGGCACTGTGATGCGCTACTTTCGCGACACGGACGTCGGCACACCTGTGTCGAGCGAACTGCGCGAAGCCATGATGCGGCTCATTGACGAGGGCGATGAACGAAGGGGCTATGGCCTTAATCAAGTCGTAGCCACTGCCAACGTCCGGCATGCCGAATAA